DNA sequence from the Vicia villosa cultivar HV-30 ecotype Madison, WI linkage group LG3, Vvil1.0, whole genome shotgun sequence genome:
TTTTCGTATAAGCAAGTTAGTGAAGATTATTAGTTTTGTTGAAGCATTATATATCTATGAGAGCCTAAATTACATTTTTATGAAACAGTTGCAGATATTGGGAATGAGGAACATATGAAAATGGTTAATAATCATCGGTCAAAGTTAAGAGCTGCAAAAAGTGAGttaatttcataaaaacaaaatattttaattatttacagCTTGCATACAATTAATTTATTGTAATGGGTTGTATCCTTTTAACAATGATTTGATTTTTAGGTTGGTGCTTGCTGGTGAAAATGAAAAACTTCAATACCGTATAATTCATCTTCTACGGTCACTTAAGAATGATGATATGAAATTTGAGCAAGTTAGTATTGTCGGTTtttctttgagaatttctttattgaccacCTACCTTGGTCACCTGCGGCGAATTTCCCAAAATGTCCttatacttcggaaatgcatctccgaagatgACAAAAAGAGCGATGAAAATCACCTTTTATTTACGTAAAAAaaaattcggaaatgcatttccgaaaaaatgcgCGTTTTTGCTGTTTAAACAAAATAGCCTGCCCccaaaatcatttaccctaaatcattcAAAAACCCAAAATTTCGTCTAAACCAATTGCATAACCACCAAAGGCAAATTCAAAGACCATCAAAGGCTACTCCAAAGGCTCTTAAACTACTTCTAAAGCACCTCCAACAACATCTCAAATCTGTAAGTTTTATAAACTTTCAATTCAGGATTGAAATTGATATTAGGGGTGTTAGAAATTAGTATAGTGTAGTTCATTTAAGTTATTACATGTCACTGGTGTTATTTAGataggaaaattgagattttggtgCACTTAGGGGAAACTTTTGGGTTTTTTGCAAAAATGATGTCGCAGAggggtttcggaagtgcatttccgaaaacacctccctcaccAGTtttggaaatgtacttccgaaatataccagaaatatatatatatttttattttcttgattgtttctcATTCTTATGGAATTCAACTTTTTCAGGAAAATGGCAGGCAACCCCGCACGACTtgtagtgcttttattggctgattggcatctatgtttggctaaaacataatagcagtaaaacataatacaacTGTGAAtcttgaaaatataaaaagaacaaaataggTAAAAGCAAGATGTtttatggaatgtcatgacatcaactcatgacatcgcgcctgcagaactggaaggaagattcagtttgtactcaacagatacaggatattcaATGCATATTTTGTAAgcctatgtggcgcaaatttaaagaataaaaagaatatttgaagcatcagatcagaagattgaagattcaggaagaatcagatcagaagattaaagattcagcagtttctaatttaggagataaattaggaaactcatgattaaaagaccttattttagcagaatatttctgcatatttgtaacaacaaggagtgctgcgatttgtaagcccaagtcctaTTGGGATCAGGTTTTAAATAGGaatctttgtaacctaatttaatatagaaaaccttgtttagaaacgatgtagtcattagggtttctataggtagaccacccaggttgtgggatggctgccatgtccttctcgaaacctgtaggtaagagaagtgattgtcctcactcaaaacctgtaggtaagagttgagtattgtgttcttgatcgaagctgtgaagtaagatcaagttattgtgcattgttaattgtgtaaatagctgttgcagggtcgtagcagttaggtatcactagggagtgagcagaggttctcttgtcttggatggagttttgagataaaggttgcattgggtagtgactaggtaaaccagaggttgtttatttgtaaaccagaggttgtttacataaaatagtactactgatagtgaaatcttcttcctggcttggtagcccccagagtaggtagttagaccaaactgggtaaacaattaactgtgttatttatcttctgaattttttgttcagttatgaatgttatgacatcgtttataacatcaggatcagaagtgttagttgttcctgAACAGAACCATATAATTGTTTCAATCTAGTTATGTTTACTGAACTTGTGttatcccaggtctcattgactccggTTTAGGAGTAATTAATAAATGAGTGATCTTTATattctgcctctgctacattaataacagatcatatgtcttgacatcgtgaatgacatccgagtctgtcataccagaattttaaatggtatcagagcaggcatcctgtctgtttctggatgagatccatgagggatatattctggttgtggtaaaggtagaagattgtttcaaaaaataatgttcatattgtatggtcgcttgaagtggaggatggacctatatgattagaccaacctgacctaagAGCTGTGTAGCTGGAACAAGGAGCActaaatccaaagacttcatgcgggagtgaagaacttgaatttcAGAACTAATTCGACCGAAATCTATGGACAAAGAAGAAtcacatcaaaaccttcatgcgggagtgaagatattgataaggtaacctctgtatgTATATGAGTTTTTCAGGTCAAGAttttggttaggtctagtctgttgcttgatgcagaagcaagcattgtgcaaggttgagCAGGAATCATtctgtagttgtcatgcttactactaacacttaaagtaagcattgtgtgaatttttttgaggtatgactattttccgctgcatagtctctgagaaaccctagggttatgaaggTTCAACAGAAATATAGCAGAAattgacagctataattaaagtgtcaaagatacttgaggaatctctcaagtccactcataatgacaTGATTTATTAGAGCtaatgaatgtcaactgatcaatgatattcataattatctgcaaATGTGTACCTTGAAAATTTCAAGGctgagtgttcctagaaggaggaccAAATGTCATACTAGATGTCAGGACATTAAGAACTAGTATGTAGCTACCAGCtaaagaacagatgttctggtgctaaactaatgtagtgtgagaacattggtttggaacctactcctggtctggaagaggagacatctgactaAGTTAAccaggacacgattaacatggGCATAGTGCTActaagaaaactcatgaaggtattcctttctgatcctttatgtGAATTTAAGAGCCTTTATCTGGGAGTTTcctctgatcaacgaaaccagataAGTATTCTTAACCAAAGAACAGTTGTTGGAGTTGAATATTGTGTCTctatcacagtgaaatatggtcaagaatgtgtactgccctagttgttatccagaaagggtagtttatttgaaatcaaggaagtcagatgaacCTGACTAAATTAGTGTCATGCTATAACTAAGTCTGTTCCAAAAACCTaactgagggaatctcctctataggtacagactatggcatccaccatctcaaaatcataatgaaagtctgaagaaaagcttattgagatgttggTTACTTTATCCCTTGAcatgtctggatattgctgataattggattattctgttattaccccgagtattgtcaatttgacattaaagatgtgAACCAATAACCAtaaaggatgatgtcatatctgatgttacaacatcatctcaagatcttcagttctTTTGTGTTTATTTGCCGAGaaaagtataaatgtgaagaggtaataagtcggaatgacctagtgtgagtagcataTTCTAACTGAAAAGGTGGTAAGTaatttgacgggagacttagtacttattaggtttagaacctggatgctggactgagaagaagttcttctagccatgagttctcaattatcttcacacatcaaagaagaaggTAAGAGTCTCTGATGTagcatactgattctgttaaatatcttgatgggagctggatatttgcaatgtctgtataaaacaactcaaacgtgtatattgaagatcaatttatggttatacaatcatagtttcttctatttcaagttgcagagtgtggcaatctgaatcttgtgtagcaagcaaactgggGTTTCTAAAACTTGGAAACGGTGGCAAATTCCAAAAGAAGGGAACTTCAACGACGAACATCAAAGGTGTCCTAAAGTTGTATATCTTAGGGGGattaaaagagtatgaagatcagcaaagacaatgttgTTCTACTTCTATCCATTTGcaaagtctttcaaagactaatcttgaagcaagaagaacaaagtcacacaaaaacctcagaaccttccccttgcgtaaccgactcccgtacctagttctctggtcgaaagaccttgttcttattcgttttaggtttgctggcgttcctttccttttaggatagatatgttagtggcgactctgttgttcatttttcgcgagcgtgcgacattcTTCAAAGTCCATCATATAAGAATATGAAGATAGTTTCTATGAAAATGTTAGAGTGTATAAATATGAAGATAGTTTCTGTGAAGATGTTGGAGTGTTGGTTAATTGTTCAACAAGTATAAGAGCAAAATTACAttcttaattttatatattttttctctaatattattatatttagatAAAATTAAACACAACTATAAATTAAcaaatttattttatgaaataaatgtATATGACATTCTTAATTAATAATGAACACATtcctaatttttcttttatttatataaatcaaatatctcatatattttaataataaatatatttaaataatgacAAAAAACTCATTATAGACCAGATAGAATAACATataatttttacaaaaattatttaaaatagaatATATTACATGAACTAGAGAAAATATATTCacataaatactaaaaataacaaatatcaaatcaaatataattaatattgacaaaaatgattaaaattaaaaagtattACTTGAACtgtagaaaatatattttaagaattaccaaaaaaaagtcaacaaagttcgaataaaaaagtatataaatttttcaaaaatgattaaaaaataatattacattAACCATAGAatatatatttatagaaataCCAAAAAAAACCTAAGACCAAgtagaaaaatattaaattattaccaaaaatgattaaatttttttaacatgaactatataaaatatatttaaagaataaccaaaaataaaataaaaaataccaatTAAAAGAAATATAACTTTAAcaataatggttaaaaataaaaaaaaattacatgaaTAATCAATAATATGTTTAAAGAATTAACAAAGAcctattaaaaatttatataattcacACTTCAACTTTCAACTTTCACTTCATTTATCGGAAAAAGAAAAGCTTCAAATTTTGTGTCATTTACTATTCAAATAATGGCTGACAACATGATAGAAGCTAGAGAAGAACTCTTGCTTTCGCCATCATCCTCTGAAACTGCCATTAAGCTGCCACAAGAAACTAGGTACAATGGATGGAGACCTCCCACAAAAGAATGGAAAAAATGGGTCAAAAAGTTACAACCAAAGTTTGAATATTTATGGATTCAAACCGGAATATATCATGCAATCAAAGCTTCTACATATGAAATCAAAAGGGATGATGACTTGATTCTTGAACTTGCTGCTAGATGGTGTTCCAACACAAATACATTTAGTTTCCCATGGGGAGAATCAACAATAACATTGGAAGACACGAAGGTTTGTTTTGGTTACTCACTTGTGGGTTGTTCTGTTTCAATTCCTCTTATGGACAGTGAACAAGTAAAAGTAGAAGAAGAATTAatggaagcaagaagaatgtttaATAAGTCTAAAGCTAAAAAAGTAAATCAAAGAGCATGGATGATGTATTTTATGGAGACTGAAAGCAAAGTGGAGCATGAAGCTTTTCTGGTTTATTGGTTATCAAGGTTTGTTCTTCCTGCAGATGCTTATGATACTATTTTGAAAAGTGTAATTCCTACTGCAATACATTTAGCTAATGGAAATAGAATAGCTCTTGCTCCTGCTGTTTTAGCTAGTATTTATAGGGATTTAAATTTACTTAATAGCGTCATTACAAAAAATGCCACAATGACCATGAAGAGTTTACGAGTAACTATTTGGGCTCCTTTTCAATTGATTCAAATATGGGCTTTAGAGAGGTTTTTAGCTCTTAATCCTCGTCCTTATACAATATGGCATGGTTTACCAAAGGTAGCTAGATGGAGTGGagttaaagtattaaaaaataaaaacttgaaAAATGACTTGGATATTGCCGGATTTGTAAATGGTTTTTTGTGGCAACCGTATGAGAATTCACCATCTGTTGAGGTTTATAATGAGAGAGATGTATGTAAATGTTATAATCCTTGGTGGAATCAATCAAAATCTAGCGAGGAAGGAGATAACAAGAGAATGAAGGTTGAGAAACATGAAATGGAATGTTCTAATGAAAGGGGTCATTTTTCAATTCATTAACTATCCAAGAATGACGTTAGTGATTTTGTCATAGATTTGCATTAATGAAGAACTTGTATTGATAATAAAGAGTATTTAAATTTCCTATTAATGTAGTAGCACAGAGTTTAAGTATTGCTTTATGGTATCAAATACTAGTTATTTCTTCTTTAAAGCTGATGTATTTTGAAGGTGAATGAAAGCTGCAGtggttttattaaatttaaattatgtgAATATTCAAAAAAACATTTCTTAAAAGGAAgtgatatatttataaatagatgtatattctcttgtttgatttgattaaaagggAGTTAAAAGGAAgtgatatatttataaatagataaaaattatattattggaTGTACTACAGAACTTAAATTTATTTGCCAAacaatattagaaaatattttatttatttagttattattaaattatatatgttATGAGTTTTTAGTATTTTATAATATGTAATTTATATGCTCTGACTTTTATTGAAACTTTTaaattagataaaaaaaatttatgtagtttttatcatacttttaatTTAAAACTTTGAAAATCATAATGGGAGGAAGGAAGCAATATGCAAACGATTTTCTATCAGAAAAAAATCTCTTCATACAACAATGATGAAACATATGTGCAGAAATATCTGGTTTTCGCTCTAATATGACTTCTCAAGCAGAAGCTAGCGAGTCGGTTGAAGAAAAAATATAATGGAGTTGTTGTTTATTTAAAATCGCCAAACATAAAGAATCAATAACAACTCTTGTATCTTGCAACATAATAGAAAGAAATCTTACGGTTAATGGCTTTGAGCGAGAACATAGATGAAGAGTTAAGATAACTACTCATCAATGTTCAAAGGAATCAAAAACTTCCATCATTatcattttcttaaaatagattttttattttattttacatttgtagATTGTGAACTACTTTTCTCTGAGTCTATCATACTTTGTGTCACTAGTAcaaaaaaaagtttaatttacaccagttttttattaaatttactcattttttattaaaaaaaatcaagtgtATATTCatcgggtgagaaatgtctaacgaatttacacctgtttaaaaacgggtgtaaatacatgctatgttacacccttttttaataaaaaatgggtGTAAATACTTTTTACGTTACAcccttttttaataaaatacggtgtaaatacgttctaggTTACAccgtattttaataaaaatcgggtgtaaatacgttcttaattacaccctattttaataaaaatcgggtgtaaatacggtCTTAGttaaaccctattttaataaaagtcggatgtaaatacgttcttaattacaccctattttaataaaaatcgggtgtaaatacatgttaatttacaccctattttaataaaaattggatGTAAATACATGTTAATTTACatgctttttaataaaaattgggcgtaaatacgtttttagttacaccctttttatatataatttatatccTTTATGAATGAATAAATTTACactctattttattatattatatttaataccatttacaccctatttcatttCATATGCTACATTAAACTCTATTTTAGTTATCACATTTCTTAGTATTTTATGTACTAAGAagtcataatatttcaaatactataaattcatacataaaatCATATTTCATGtattaagtcaaaatatttttcatatttaccaaaaagtatacaaaatctgTCCGATCAGTTTCACGGAAGCTACTCAATTCTTATTACGACTACAAATGACTACAATCTGCCTGATACTAAATTCTTATTACGACCACAAATGACTACAATCTGCCCTATCGGTGTCTCGGTTTCTTTATCGTAGAGTAATTATGCAAGAGCCTTTGCAGTTTTCTTGACAGGACCCATTCCTTTCCCACCCCCCATTAGCAAAATCGTCTCACCTCCCATCAGCAAAATCGTCGGTAAGTCAGAATCCATCTTAAGTTCTTCTTTTAGTTGAGCCTACAATAAAAAACTAACTCAATTCCAATGTTCCATCAAAGAGATCAAAATAGAGCTTACATCTTCAATATGCTTAATACCTTGACAAAAACCGCCGGAAGTCCCTCTTGTGAAGAGCAGTAACATCTATTCACCCAAGGATGAAACCTGTAAAAAGTTAACacattaaataattgattttaaagCAAGAAAATTAACAAGCTACAAAGAAGCATGACGTTACCAAGTAGGATGGCAGATACTAAGATCAGTGATAACAGTGACAAAAATAACTTTCTTTTCCAAATTTCCCATagagaaatgttttttttttaataagccatgatatgcatatatataaactGGGAAAATTACACACAGAACTCAAGAGAGCATAATCAACTAACAAATCACCCTACAAAAATTCAAACCCAGCAATATTTAGAGACTAAGAGCAATACTCTAAGGGTGTATGAAACCATTCTTACCAGTTACATAGGACTTTCTTCTTCGAACCGATTCCCAACCACCACCAAGAATACAATTTTATCTTGTGGACAACTTCGTCTACGTCAAGAATACCATTCTTAAAAATAATGTCGTTCCTATGATTCCACATGCACCAACAGGTACCAAGCCAGAATGTTGCAGCTCTGTATACGTTACATGACCCCTGCAACACAAGCATCAAACCAGAAAAATGTGGAGCACAGTCGTTTCGAAGCGGACAACTAATTCCCAACCATTGGTACATCAAATCCCAAACCTTTGTGATCATAGGACAAGAGAGGAATAAGTGGTTCCTCTCCTCCAAATGCATCAAACAGAATACACACACACTCTCAGTGTCCTCCTGCACAATTCCTTTGTCAACCAACAGCTCCCTTGTTGGCAGTCTATTAAGTAACATGCGCCAAGCAAAAAATTTTACTTTAGAAGGAACCCTTGCCTTCCAAATCATCCTTAAGGCCTCCAAGGTGATAACATCCTCCGAATCCGCCTCTTCTACCTTTAACAGTTCCAAATACAAAGAGTTTACCGAGAATATACCTGATCCCCCCTTAGCCCACACCACCGAATCACGCACACCTCTAATGGGAGTGCATCCTACCAAGATCTCCAATAACTCTCTCTTTTCACTCGCAGCAGCATGACTTAGCACTGCCATGCCTGTATTAATCTCCCACCTCCAACAGTCCTCTTCCCAAACACCCATCTCATTAACACAGACATCAACATTATCAATAGATAAAAATAGGTTTGGATACACCTCACACAAGGTTTTATGACCTATCCATCGTCTACTCCAAAAAGGAATTAAAGAACCTTCTCCCAACTTAAAAGATACGCAATTGAAAAAACAATTTACCTCTGCCGAGTCAGCAATCTTCAATAAATCCTTCCACCAAAGTGATTCCTTGCTTCTTCTACCAGGACACTTAATTAGCACAAGTCTCTCCCACAAAGCTCCATATCTAGCTTCCAAGACACCAATCCAATTTGCATCAAAATCATTCAGGAACCTCCATAACCACTTTGCAAGCAACGCTTCATTGAACTTGGCCAAATCCTTGAGACCTAATCCACCATCACTTTGATGCTTACACATCTTACTCCAACTGACCCAACACATTCCTAGCCTATTCGGTTTATGATTCCACAAAAATTTCCTCTGAATTCTGTTAAACTCCTTCAGCACCAAGGATGGAACTTTAAAAAAAGATAAGTAGTACAGCGGGATATTAGTTAGAACCGATTTGATCAAAGTAATCCTTCCACCTATGGATATCAGTCGACCAATCCACGGGGACAGTTTTGCTTTCATGGCAGCCAGGATAGGATTCCAAAAAGAAATACGCCTATGATTACCTCCCACCATAACCCCCAAAAACTTAAACGGGAACTTTCCAATCTTGCACATTAGAAACTGACTAGCTGCCAATATAAACGACTTCTCTAGTCCTATTCCATACAGATTACTCTTCCCCATGTTCACCTTAAGGCCAGAGATCATTTCGAAACCTCGCAGGATTGATTTTATTGCCCACAAATTCCTCCATGATCCTTCACCCACAATAATTGTGTCGTCCGTGAATTGCATCAAGTCATAGGTCACCTCCTCGTTAATCTTGAAACCTGAAAACCCACCTATACTAGTCGATTTTCTCACCAAAGACGCAAAAGCTTCCACCCCATTCAGTAAAGGTCGAACCTGATCTTGGCTTTTGAACCTTGCTTCAAAGTGCTCTCTTGCCACCCTTTTAATACCTTCCACATCCTCCACCAGACCATGTTCGGATAGAACCGCTACCACCTGATTTTTCCTAGTCCTAGCTTTAAGCATAGCATGGAAAAACTTTGAGTTTCTATCTCCTTCTGCCACCCACCTCTGCCTTGCTTTCTGTTTTAAAATACTCTCTTTCAAATTGAGATTATTCCACATAGCCCTATGCACTTCATTCCTTCTATCCAGCAACTCTTGGTTTAGTTGATTGTTTGCAAAACAATCGTCATCTTCTATCTTATCCATTTCATCCacttcttcttcaattttcaaatcaACCCAACCAAAAATGTTCTTATTCCACCACCTCAACTTGTCTCTAAGCCTTCTTAATTTCTCCTTGAGAACAAAAGCCCTGCTGCCCTGAATATCAAAATTGTCCCACTGCTCCTTTACGAAACCAAGAAATTCCTTATGTTCAAACCAACAGTTTAACACCTTAAAGGGTTTGGGACCCCAATCAAGCTTGCTAGACTTCAACCATATAGGCCTATGGTCTGAGATATCCCTCTTACCACACTCTTGAGCCACCACATTCCACAAATCAATTACACCAGCAGATAACAGAATTCTGTCGAGCCTGCTCCTGGTTTTGCCATTTGCACTAATCCAAGTAAACTTATTCTTTATCAAAGGAATATCCACCACCTCCATAAAGTCCATAAACTTCCCCAAATCTTCCATTTCCCTAGGATTTCTCTCACTCTTCCCTGAACTTTCCTCCTTGTTCTTCACAGAGTTGAAGTCTCCCCCAATAATCCACTCCCCTGCTGGCAGTTTCTGTTTCCAATCCAGTAGGCATTTCCACAACATCCTCTTTTCTTCAAGGCAACAAGACGAGTAGAtgttaataaaatacatattctTACCTTGCCACTCCGCATTCAGACCCAGAAAACCTTTCTCTTTAAAGCTGAAAACCGGATTGATCACGTCCTTCTTCCAAATTGTTACCATCCCCCCAGATCTTCCTTCAGAATCTGATACCGACCAGTCACAATCTCCAGATCCCCAGAAGCTAGCAGCTAATGAATTCTCCATCtttgttaattttgtttcttgaataaagCATAAATCCACCTTCTCCTTAGATAAAATGTGCCCAATGCGCCTCCTTTTAATGGAGTTGCCGCCCCCTCTAATATTGAAGGTTCCAATATTCATGGTACCAGTTCTGATAGCGCCTTGCTCCTACTTTTCTTCTTCCGTTCCCTGTCTTCCAAATCGCGGACAATCCCTTCGAAAACTTCATCGTCTTCTTCTCCTTCTATTCCCATTTCTTTAATTGATTTCTATACTAACGACGGGACCTTCTCCTCCATCCTCAAAACTCTTCTATTACCTTGAATTACCTCAGAATCAGTTACAGAATCAGCTCCATGGCTAGAGTCAAAAGAATTTCCAGACTTAGAAATTGAAAACGAATTAGACACATGAGAAACATGATAATCTTCAAGAGGGAGGGATGGAATAGGGTTTCTGAAAGATTGGGCCAATGCTGAAAAATACGAAGGCACACACGGAATTTTGACACTCTCGTAGATTTCTCCAATCCCTTTTTTCCTTCTAAATTTCGGTCCTTGGGCTTTGCCTCCCGGCCCAATAGCTTCTTCTAAAGGAAGAACAATTTCTAAATGGGACGAAGACGCCTCAATATCCACCACTTTAGTCAGTAGAGGCCCACCTACGGAAGTGTTGCTTCAAGGGATGAACACTACTTATAATATCTTTGTATTCCATCAACCCTGCCTCCACCTCTCTGAAAATGAGACAGTACAGTTTCAATCAGAAAACTTCATTGGAAATCTGAAAGTTATCTCCAATTTGTTGGTATAATTTTAATCCTCCATGTTGTTGAAAACAACTCAAAATATTTCACTAAGTTACACAATGATGTTTGGTTTTGCAAGCGACATTGATAGATGAAAAAGTTAAAGCTTTAACAATCTTAATCCTACATAACCCCACACTAATTTTTTACCTTTACCTTGTCCGTCTCCCGTTGTAATGTCAATACC
Encoded proteins:
- the LOC131658977 gene encoding protein MAIN-LIKE 2-like translates to MADNMIEAREELLLSPSSSETAIKLPQETRYNGWRPPTKEWKKWVKKLQPKFEYLWIQTGIYHAIKASTYEIKRDDDLILELAARWCSNTNTFSFPWGESTITLEDTKVCFGYSLVGCSVSIPLMDSEQVKVEEELMEARRMFNKSKAKKVNQRAWMMYFMETESKVEHEAFLVYWLSRFVLPADAYDTILKSVIPTAIHLANGNRIALAPAVLASIYRDLNLLNSVITKNATMTMKSLRVTIWAPFQLIQIWALERFLALNPRPYTIWHGLPKVARWSGVKVLKNKNLKNDLDIAGFVNGFLWQPYENSPSVEVYNERDVCKCYNPWWNQSKSSEEGDNKRMKVEKHEMECSNERGHFSIH